In a genomic window of Demequina muriae:
- a CDS encoding NAD(P)H-binding protein, with the protein MTTFAVTGTSGHLGRLIVESMLARGVAAADIVAIARTTAKVSDLAERGVQVRFGDYKDAASLDAALDGVTRLVLVSSSEVGKRSAQHAAVIDAAERAGVSRIVYTSILKADTSTLGLAPEHVETEAALRASAIPATVLRNSWYLENYTGQIGQYVATGTLLGATGGARLTAGTRSDFADAAAVAAIQDDEGATYEIGGVAFTIDELASTVTAVTGTTVTHRDVSVDELSSTLQEAAGMDAGTAGFWASVDASIARGDLFTESTDLERLIGRPPVSLESAVRAAI; encoded by the coding sequence ATGACCACCTTCGCCGTCACCGGAACCAGCGGACACCTGGGCCGCCTCATCGTCGAAAGCATGCTCGCTCGCGGCGTCGCCGCTGCTGACATCGTCGCCATCGCTCGCACCACAGCCAAAGTGAGCGATCTCGCCGAGCGCGGCGTTCAGGTGCGGTTCGGCGACTACAAAGACGCCGCCTCACTCGACGCCGCCCTCGACGGCGTCACACGACTCGTGCTCGTCTCCTCCTCCGAGGTGGGCAAGCGCAGCGCTCAGCACGCCGCCGTGATCGACGCAGCGGAGCGTGCCGGGGTCTCTCGCATCGTCTACACCTCGATCCTGAAGGCGGACACCTCCACCCTTGGCCTTGCCCCCGAGCATGTCGAGACCGAGGCGGCGCTGCGCGCATCGGCCATCCCTGCCACCGTGCTGCGCAATTCCTGGTACCTCGAGAACTACACCGGCCAGATCGGCCAGTACGTCGCGACCGGCACGCTGCTGGGAGCCACTGGAGGCGCACGGCTCACCGCAGGCACGCGCTCCGACTTCGCCGATGCTGCGGCCGTCGCCGCCATTCAGGATGACGAAGGCGCCACCTACGAGATCGGCGGCGTCGCCTTCACCATCGACGAGCTGGCGAGCACGGTCACCGCCGTCACCGGCACCACCGTCACCCACCGCGACGTCAGCGTCGATGAGCTCTCATCGACGCTGCAGGAGGCGGCAGGAATGGACGCCGGCACCGCCGGATTCTGGGCCTCCGTGGACGCGTCTATCGCGAGGGGCGACCTCTTCACCGAGTCGACCGACCTCGAGCGCCTGATCGGACGCCCGCCCGTCTCGCTCGAGTCCGCGGTGCGCGCCGCGATCTGA
- the lysA gene encoding diaminopimelate decarboxylase: MSVWSSTVQRGEDGALSVGGVDVRELVGEHGTPLYVVDETDFRARASAFRDHFGEAFARHGAEVDIYYAGKAFLCSQVSSWMHEEGLHLDVASLGELEIALRGGMPAARIGLHGNNKADDELRRALIAGVGRIIVDSFTEIEILDALARELGVVAPVMVRVTTGVHAGGHEYIATAHEDQKFGLSLASGAAMRALLACHEAPHLRLSGIHTHIGSQIMSIDAFRESAERMLGLRAAFTASTGDELPEVDLGGGYAIRYTEDAEALDPAEAAYAIADAVAAVMETVGGTWPRFSIEPGRAIAGPAGLTLYRVGVVKSVDLEDGGRRAYIAVDGGMSDNMRPVTYGANYTAAIASRESSADLVASRVVGKHCESGDIVVRDVRLPLDVARGDLVAVPATGAYGRSMASNYNAALRPAVVSVRDGQSRVLVRRDTIEDLLALDVAPE, from the coding sequence GTGTCGGTCTGGTCGAGCACCGTTCAGCGCGGTGAGGACGGAGCGCTGTCTGTGGGAGGCGTCGACGTGCGCGAGCTCGTCGGCGAGCACGGCACGCCGCTGTATGTGGTGGACGAGACCGACTTCCGTGCCCGTGCATCGGCCTTCCGGGACCACTTCGGAGAGGCGTTCGCCCGCCACGGCGCCGAGGTCGACATCTACTACGCGGGCAAGGCCTTCCTGTGCTCGCAGGTCTCGTCATGGATGCACGAGGAGGGGCTGCACCTCGACGTGGCGTCCCTCGGGGAGCTGGAGATCGCGCTGCGCGGGGGCATGCCTGCCGCGCGCATCGGCCTGCACGGCAACAACAAGGCGGACGACGAGCTGAGGCGCGCGCTCATCGCGGGCGTGGGCCGGATCATCGTCGACTCGTTCACTGAGATCGAGATCCTCGACGCCCTCGCGCGTGAGCTCGGTGTGGTGGCTCCCGTGATGGTGCGCGTCACGACCGGCGTGCACGCGGGCGGCCACGAGTACATCGCGACGGCTCACGAGGACCAGAAGTTCGGGCTGTCGCTCGCCTCGGGCGCCGCGATGCGCGCGCTCCTCGCGTGCCACGAGGCGCCCCACCTGAGACTGTCGGGCATCCACACGCATATCGGCAGCCAGATCATGTCGATCGACGCGTTCCGCGAGTCGGCGGAGCGCATGCTCGGCCTTCGTGCGGCGTTCACGGCGTCGACCGGCGACGAGCTGCCCGAGGTCGACCTCGGTGGCGGCTACGCCATTCGGTATACCGAGGACGCCGAGGCGCTCGACCCCGCGGAGGCCGCCTACGCGATCGCCGATGCGGTGGCGGCGGTGATGGAGACCGTCGGTGGCACCTGGCCGCGCTTCAGCATCGAGCCGGGACGCGCCATCGCCGGTCCGGCGGGGCTCACCTTGTACCGGGTGGGCGTGGTCAAGTCGGTGGACCTCGAGGACGGTGGTCGCCGCGCGTACATCGCGGTGGATGGCGGCATGAGCGACAACATGCGGCCCGTCACCTACGGCGCGAACTACACCGCGGCGATCGCGTCACGCGAGTCCTCAGCGGACCTGGTGGCGTCCCGAGTGGTCGGCAAGCACTGTGAGTCCGGCGACATCGTGGTGCGCGACGTGCGGCTTCCGCTCGATGTGGCCCGCGGCGATCTCGTGGCCGTGCCGGCCACTGGCGCGTACGGGCGCTCGATGGCGTCGAACTACAACGCGGCGCTGCGGCCTGCGGTGGTGTCGGTGCGCGATGGCCAGTCCCGCGTGCTGGTGCGGCGCGACACCATCGAGGACCTGCTGGCGCTCGACGTCGCACCTGAGTGA
- a CDS encoding winged helix-turn-helix transcriptional regulator yields the protein MADNGPDATLVVSVFARECTSRALFEDVTGKWASLVLLALDDGPRRFGELRRRVEGVSEKMLSQALKTLESGGMVARTAHPQSPPRVDYELTELGAQVATRLRGLADLLEGTAAARLQD from the coding sequence GTGGCAGACAACGGTCCTGACGCGACGCTCGTGGTGAGCGTGTTCGCGCGTGAGTGCACCTCGCGCGCGCTCTTCGAGGACGTCACCGGCAAGTGGGCGTCGCTCGTGCTGCTCGCTCTCGACGACGGGCCTCGACGATTCGGGGAGCTCCGACGGCGGGTCGAGGGAGTGAGCGAGAAGATGCTCTCCCAAGCGCTCAAGACGCTCGAGAGCGGCGGCATGGTCGCCCGGACCGCCCACCCCCAGTCGCCGCCACGAGTGGACTACGAGCTCACCGAGCTCGGCGCGCAGGTGGCGACCCGGCTCCGCGGCCTGGCCGACCTGCTGGAGGGCACCGCCGCCGCACGCCTCCAGGATTGA